The proteins below come from a single Edaphobacter acidisoli genomic window:
- a CDS encoding prolipoprotein diacylglyceryl transferase produces MYPYILHSGHLFVPTFGVLAALGLMAGLTLSLFTARKTGLSADALWNAGLFTLLAAFILSRLLLVVGNLGTFLHYPVLLLMVPSLTPLGIVLTIVVAIVYLRLRHLPLLKTLDAWAPCATLIWGFLALGHFAEGSDAGLPTTLPWGLAIPPDDAPKLHPVALYAVIAAAILTVALLVLLRRRWRPGSVASAALVAAGVAQFALTFFRQPYLYSDSTAFIRALDPIQWIALAMMVAAGIVFLFREREADDAV; encoded by the coding sequence GTGTATCCATATATTCTCCACTCCGGACATCTTTTCGTTCCCACCTTTGGCGTGCTTGCGGCGTTGGGCCTGATGGCTGGGCTGACGCTGAGCCTGTTCACGGCGCGAAAGACAGGGCTGTCGGCGGATGCGCTTTGGAACGCTGGGCTGTTTACGCTGCTGGCTGCTTTTATTCTTTCGCGGCTGCTGCTGGTGGTGGGGAACCTTGGAACATTTCTGCACTATCCCGTTCTGCTGCTGATGGTGCCTTCGCTGACCCCGCTGGGGATTGTGCTAACGATTGTTGTGGCGATTGTTTATCTGCGGCTGCGACACCTGCCGCTACTGAAGACGCTGGATGCGTGGGCGCCGTGCGCGACGCTGATCTGGGGTTTTCTTGCGCTTGGGCACTTTGCTGAAGGCAGCGATGCCGGGCTGCCGACGACGCTGCCGTGGGGGCTGGCGATTCCGCCGGATGACGCTCCGAAGCTGCACCCGGTGGCGCTGTATGCGGTGATTGCGGCGGCGATCCTTACGGTTGCGCTGCTGGTGTTGCTGCGCCGGAGATGGAGACCGGGGAGCGTGGCCTCTGCCGCGCTTGTGGCCGCGGGCGTTGCGCAGTTTGCGCTGACGTTTTTCCGGCAGCCGTATCTGTATTCTGATTCCACGGCGTTCATCCGCGCGCTTGATCCGATTCAGTGGATTGCGCTTGCGATGATGGTTGCGGCTGGAATTGTTTTTCTGTTCAGAGAACGGGAGGCTGACGATGCCGTCTAG
- a CDS encoding RluA family pseudouridine synthase, translated as MPSRHMLPKGKRRHTVKPEYRATRDVEPETPPVIPTIDLEDEIAEDGVRTFTAAAEAAGLRLDQYLAQAIPDVSRARMQLLIEAGQVRVDGHAAKPKQKLKGGEAIEMEGSPAPPPLHAFAEDIPLDVVFEDKHLAIINKPAGMMVHAGSGATEDSRNAGTLVNALLHHFNHLSVVGGDLRPGIVHRLDKMTSGLIVVAKDDSTHRKLGEMFSAREVEKTYIALVHGNLAKDEATVDLPIGRDLVRRTRMTTRRALGSEGVRHAVSHVKVLERIAGAYGAFTLVEVRIETGRTHQIRVHMQALGHPVAGDTLYGAPHAVRGPKGELQLDRNFLHAAHLKFTHPQTHRQVDFSIPLPVELSAFLDDVRTALQGVR; from the coding sequence ATGCCGTCTAGACATATGCTTCCCAAGGGCAAGCGCCGGCATACGGTGAAGCCGGAGTATCGCGCGACTCGTGATGTTGAACCTGAAACGCCGCCTGTGATTCCGACGATTGATCTAGAGGATGAGATTGCTGAAGACGGTGTGCGCACGTTTACGGCTGCGGCGGAGGCCGCTGGACTTCGGCTGGATCAGTATCTGGCGCAGGCGATTCCGGATGTGAGCCGGGCGCGGATGCAGCTTTTGATTGAGGCCGGACAGGTGCGCGTGGATGGCCATGCGGCCAAGCCGAAGCAGAAACTCAAGGGCGGCGAAGCGATTGAGATGGAAGGCTCGCCTGCTCCGCCACCGCTGCATGCGTTTGCGGAAGATATTCCGCTGGATGTTGTCTTCGAGGACAAGCACCTGGCGATCATCAATAAGCCGGCGGGGATGATGGTCCATGCTGGTTCGGGAGCGACGGAGGACAGCCGCAACGCGGGCACGCTGGTGAATGCGTTGTTGCATCACTTCAATCATCTTTCAGTTGTTGGAGGCGATTTGCGGCCGGGGATTGTGCATCGGCTGGACAAGATGACGAGCGGGCTGATTGTGGTGGCAAAGGATGACAGCACGCATCGCAAGCTGGGAGAGATGTTCTCGGCGCGCGAGGTGGAGAAGACGTACATCGCGCTGGTGCATGGAAACCTTGCCAAGGATGAAGCGACTGTCGACCTGCCGATTGGGCGTGACCTGGTGCGGCGCACGAGGATGACGACGCGGAGGGCTCTGGGGTCGGAGGGTGTGCGCCATGCGGTCTCGCATGTGAAGGTGCTGGAGCGGATTGCCGGGGCGTATGGCGCGTTTACGCTGGTGGAGGTGCGGATTGAGACCGGGCGTACACACCAGATTCGCGTACATATGCAGGCGCTGGGGCATCCGGTGGCGGGGGATACGCTTTATGGGGCTCCACATGCGGTGCGAGGGCCAAAGGGAGAACTTCAATTGGATCGGAATTTTTTGCATGCTGCGCACCTGAAATTCACGCATCCTCAAACACATAGGCAGGTTGACTTTTCGATACCCCTGCCTGTCGAACTGAGTGCGTTTCTCGATGATGTCAGGACGGCTTTACAGGGAGTTCGATAG
- a CDS encoding VWA domain-containing protein: MVLVTERRLIDRSFAGWATTSLLLLVLAAVPVVARGQQPSASTPATPQAAASTTQTTGQSNGAQTASPQETAPTIVIQVNEVNLIFTVTDKKGRFITGLQRQNFGLLDDGRPPEQVLRFSQQTNLPLRVGIMLDTSSSIRQRFQFEQDSAIEFLLQILHLNDRAFVEGFDINTDVTQGFTNNIDLLNSGIRKLRPGGGTALYDALYKTCRDQMLTIQDNTAVRRALILVSDGDDNYSRAEESDAIKMCQRADTIVYSISTNVSPSRDHGDDVLKQISDATGGQAFYPVKIEDVAQGFRNIEQELRSQYQLVYRPADFKQDGAFRTIYLQALDPRYHVRAQKGYFAPKPSQ, encoded by the coding sequence ATGGTTTTAGTGACTGAACGCCGCCTCATTGACCGCTCCTTCGCAGGATGGGCTACGACCTCCCTGCTCTTGCTCGTACTTGCAGCCGTGCCCGTTGTGGCGCGTGGGCAGCAGCCTTCGGCGAGCACGCCGGCTACGCCACAGGCGGCGGCGTCGACTACGCAGACGACGGGCCAGTCAAATGGGGCACAGACAGCTTCTCCGCAAGAGACGGCGCCGACCATCGTGATTCAGGTGAACGAGGTCAACCTGATCTTTACCGTGACGGACAAGAAGGGCCGCTTCATCACCGGGTTGCAACGGCAGAACTTTGGCTTGTTGGATGATGGTCGTCCACCGGAACAGGTGCTGCGCTTCAGCCAGCAGACAAATCTGCCGCTGCGAGTGGGCATCATGCTGGATACTTCGAGCTCGATCCGGCAGCGGTTTCAGTTTGAGCAGGACTCGGCGATTGAGTTTCTGCTGCAGATTCTTCACCTGAACGATCGGGCGTTTGTTGAGGGCTTCGATATCAACACCGACGTGACGCAGGGCTTCACCAATAACATTGACCTGCTGAACTCGGGTATTCGCAAACTGCGGCCTGGCGGTGGTACGGCGCTGTACGACGCGCTGTACAAGACGTGCCGCGACCAGATGCTGACGATTCAGGACAACACTGCGGTGCGTCGCGCGCTGATTCTTGTCTCGGACGGCGACGATAACTACAGTCGCGCTGAGGAGTCGGACGCTATCAAGATGTGTCAGCGCGCGGACACGATTGTGTATTCGATCAGCACGAACGTCAGCCCCAGCCGCGACCATGGCGACGATGTGCTGAAGCAGATCTCGGATGCGACGGGTGGGCAGGCTTTTTACCCGGTCAAGATTGAAGACGTGGCGCAGGGATTTCGTAACATCGAGCAGGAACTGCGCAGCCAGTATCAGCTTGTGTATCGCCCAGCGGACTTCAAGCAGGATGGAGCGTTTCGAACGATCTATTTGCAGGCGCTGGACCCGCGATACCATGTGCGCGCGCAAAAGGGATACTTTGCGCCGAAGCCTAGCCAATAG
- a CDS encoding DUF4450 domain-containing protein produces MQSPRPSFFYARQISMNNLPYWTRRRFLANSAAAALAAQGPLAFAQKHRSPYSAAASPEEITGKVRGLMKGQTARPMRYRPGSGGFFVQNGTEFFNRPLYGPNNAFRVDAGDLPEFSLYLPGHGGNLRLGIAAAGASKWLHEAHEINAVYRAGRMFYEVRDPLLQHGTLRIEIMTMAEGSGIYVRVEAAEIPASTRLLWAFGGVSGRKGKRGGDIGCEAQPVSLFFQLRPEECKGNTYTLRENSASVHSKAADLSLYFPPNSQLALSDATQWNAGWNALSHLPSSEITLPVLIGSVEIEPGKPLSIALQRQTESLPPLNENLEDAIVARTRQLDTIATRVSATTPDEYINLAASALNTAADAIWDSAQGCVMHGAVAWRVPLAGWRGPYVLDATGQHERFRQHARHWIARQNHSPVTTSDPATGHPDPGSHLARTENLLHSQGDISHNHYDMNLVLFDAVLRHLQWTGDLDFAKEVWPALVQHLAWERRLFRRTYTVDGATLPLYEAYACIWASDNLQYNGGGAAHSTAYNYYANKWAARIARLIGEDATLYEREAGLIHEGMSKLLWLPEQGTFAESKDILATQTAYTSPALWTIYHTIDSEVASPTEAQQMVTERLTALRHIPIHGEGVPAEDLYMLSCSDWMPYIWSLNLLLLAENMHMALALWQAGMADEAFRIFKGNLVDSMFQGLCPGNFHMTSQLDVHRQEAQRDFGDPIGITSRALVEGLFGIKPNLLDESVTIRPGFPSTWNHATLDHPDIHLQWQRAAHRESFEIASHFAKPIDLILQLNAPRTRNPSIQVNGSQVKATHLHNSSSAAQIKIHAGKSTSWHIEVEWSGELIASKPAIASRSQAPAQQQVRAISNSTRTEPIDLTNVLKHRISDIFTRSYTAPRSPYCSLSIPEQGIGAWAAFDIQPRIDDSGLCRDSGALETPLNIPFRVPKDRSAPNCIFLSQWQQDRSSLEIPLTGKASALYLLLAGTTFPQCSRMTHAVVQAHYIDGTTSTLDLRNPENWWPIEQDYLIDDYLFVDEAPCPPRVDLRTGAVRILDPVTFRGKGTTVDGGAANIVELALDPHKSLRNLSIEVKLYGIIVGLLSATLVRT; encoded by the coding sequence ATGCAGTCTCCGCGGCCGTCCTTCTTTTATGCGCGACAAATCAGCATGAACAATCTCCCCTACTGGACACGCCGCCGCTTCCTCGCAAACTCAGCCGCAGCCGCTCTCGCCGCACAAGGGCCACTCGCATTCGCGCAAAAGCATCGATCGCCATACTCCGCGGCAGCGTCGCCAGAAGAGATCACCGGCAAAGTGCGTGGCCTGATGAAAGGCCAGACAGCGCGCCCCATGCGCTATCGCCCCGGCAGCGGAGGCTTCTTCGTCCAGAACGGCACTGAGTTCTTCAACCGCCCACTCTACGGCCCAAACAACGCATTTCGTGTCGATGCCGGAGACCTGCCCGAGTTCTCGCTCTATCTCCCCGGCCACGGAGGCAACCTCCGCCTCGGCATCGCCGCTGCAGGCGCATCCAAATGGCTACACGAAGCGCATGAGATCAACGCAGTCTATCGCGCAGGCCGCATGTTCTACGAGGTCCGCGACCCGCTGCTTCAGCACGGAACACTGCGCATCGAAATCATGACCATGGCCGAAGGCTCTGGCATCTACGTCCGCGTCGAAGCAGCAGAGATTCCCGCCAGCACGCGCCTGCTCTGGGCCTTCGGCGGCGTCAGCGGACGCAAAGGCAAGCGCGGCGGCGACATCGGCTGCGAAGCCCAACCCGTAAGCCTCTTCTTCCAGCTCAGGCCCGAGGAGTGCAAAGGCAACACCTACACTCTCCGCGAAAACAGCGCGTCCGTTCACAGCAAAGCTGCGGATCTGTCTCTCTACTTCCCACCCAACTCCCAGCTCGCACTCAGCGATGCAACGCAGTGGAACGCAGGTTGGAACGCGCTGTCCCATCTACCATCCAGCGAAATCACACTGCCCGTTTTGATCGGCTCAGTAGAAATCGAACCCGGCAAACCACTCTCGATTGCATTACAACGCCAGACAGAATCGCTGCCGCCTCTCAACGAAAATCTCGAAGACGCAATCGTCGCCCGCACCCGGCAGTTAGACACCATCGCAACCCGCGTCTCTGCCACTACGCCCGACGAATACATCAACCTCGCCGCCAGCGCACTCAACACAGCAGCCGACGCCATCTGGGACAGCGCACAAGGCTGCGTCATGCACGGCGCCGTAGCCTGGCGAGTCCCGCTCGCCGGATGGCGCGGCCCCTACGTGCTCGACGCCACAGGCCAGCACGAACGCTTCCGCCAGCACGCGCGCCACTGGATCGCCCGCCAGAACCACTCCCCGGTCACAACATCCGATCCAGCAACCGGCCATCCCGACCCCGGCTCGCACCTCGCGCGCACCGAAAATCTCCTTCACAGCCAGGGAGACATCTCGCACAACCACTACGACATGAACCTGGTCCTCTTCGATGCCGTCCTCAGGCATCTCCAGTGGACCGGCGACCTCGACTTCGCAAAAGAAGTATGGCCCGCGCTCGTGCAGCATCTCGCCTGGGAGCGCCGCCTCTTCCGCCGCACCTACACGGTCGATGGCGCAACGCTCCCGCTCTACGAAGCCTACGCCTGCATCTGGGCCAGCGATAACCTGCAATACAACGGCGGCGGCGCGGCTCACTCCACCGCCTACAACTACTATGCAAACAAATGGGCGGCGCGCATAGCAAGGCTCATCGGCGAAGACGCCACACTCTACGAGCGCGAAGCCGGGCTGATCCACGAAGGCATGAGCAAACTCCTCTGGCTGCCCGAGCAAGGCACCTTCGCCGAATCAAAAGACATCCTCGCCACGCAAACCGCCTACACCTCGCCCGCACTCTGGACCATCTACCACACCATCGACTCCGAGGTAGCATCGCCCACCGAAGCCCAGCAGATGGTCACCGAACGCCTCACCGCGCTCAGACACATCCCCATCCACGGCGAAGGCGTTCCCGCCGAAGACCTCTACATGCTGTCGTGCTCGGATTGGATGCCCTACATCTGGTCACTCAATCTCCTGCTGCTCGCCGAGAACATGCACATGGCGCTCGCGCTATGGCAGGCAGGCATGGCCGACGAAGCCTTCCGCATCTTCAAAGGCAACCTCGTCGACTCCATGTTCCAGGGCCTCTGTCCCGGCAACTTCCACATGACCTCGCAGCTCGACGTGCACCGTCAGGAAGCGCAGCGCGACTTCGGCGATCCCATCGGCATCACGTCGCGCGCGCTCGTCGAAGGCCTCTTCGGCATCAAGCCCAACCTGCTCGACGAGTCCGTGACGATTCGCCCCGGCTTCCCGAGCACATGGAACCACGCCACGCTCGACCATCCCGACATCCATCTCCAATGGCAGCGCGCAGCACACCGCGAGTCATTCGAAATCGCCTCGCACTTCGCCAAACCCATCGATCTCATCCTGCAACTCAACGCACCACGCACACGCAATCCATCCATCCAAGTCAACGGCTCACAAGTCAAAGCAACGCACCTTCACAACTCATCAAGCGCAGCGCAGATAAAAATCCACGCAGGCAAAAGCACATCGTGGCACATCGAAGTGGAGTGGTCAGGCGAACTCATCGCGTCGAAACCAGCTATTGCCTCGCGCTCTCAAGCACCCGCTCAACAACAAGTCCGCGCCATCAGCAACAGCACACGCACAGAACCCATCGACCTCACCAACGTACTCAAACATCGCATCAGCGATATCTTCACACGCAGCTACACCGCGCCACGCTCGCCCTACTGCTCGCTCTCAATCCCAGAGCAGGGAATCGGAGCATGGGCCGCCTTCGACATCCAGCCGCGCATCGACGACTCCGGCCTCTGCCGCGACAGCGGCGCCCTCGAAACCCCGCTCAACATTCCATTCCGCGTTCCAAAAGATCGCAGCGCGCCAAACTGCATCTTCCTCTCCCAATGGCAGCAGGACCGCTCATCCCTCGAAATCCCACTCACAGGCAAAGCAAGCGCGCTCTATCTTCTCTTGGCAGGCACAACCTTCCCGCAGTGCAGCCGCATGACCCACGCTGTAGTGCAGGCGCATTACATCGACGGCACCACATCCACACTCGATCTGCGCAACCCCGAAAACTGGTGGCCCATCGAGCAGGACTATCTCATCGACGACTATCTCTTCGTCGACGAAGCCCCCTGTCCACCACGCGTCGATCTCCGCACCGGCGCCGTCCGCATCCTCGATCCAGTCACCTTCCGCGGGAAGGGCACCACCGTCGACGGTGGTGCGGCAAACATCGTGGAGCTTGCGCTCGATCCACACAAATCGCTGCGCAATCTCTCCATCGAGGTAAAGCTCTACGGAATCATTGTAGGGTTGCTATCCGCCACGCTGGTGCGCACCTAA